A single window of Malus sylvestris chromosome 5, drMalSylv7.2, whole genome shotgun sequence DNA harbors:
- the LOC126623319 gene encoding xyloglucan galactosyltransferase MUR3-like: MNPMRRRSPTSVPVEPMEKGTGKNQNTRICFLASLSVFFWMLLLYFHFVVLGGSTVNESFNLQAGRVYSKVKPTLVINDLQRDSQSTESTPIPVAPAKNNQINEAEKYPFMRALRTVENKSDPCGGKYIYVHDLPSRFNEDMLKECRSLSRWTNMCKFTTNAGLGPPLENAEGVFGDTGWYATNQFAVDVIFNNRMKQYECLTNDSSLAAAIFVPFYAGFDIARYLWGFNISRRDAASLDLVDWLTKRPEWSIMGGKDHFLVAGRITWDFRRLSEEESDWGNKLLFLPAAKNMSMLVVESSPWNANDFGIPYPTYFHPAKDADVFIWQERMRRLKREFLFSFAGAPRPDNPKSIRGKIIDQCRSSKVGKLLECDFGESKCHSPSSIMHMFQRSLFCLQPQGDSYTRRSAFDSMLAGCIPVFFHPGSAYTQYTWHLPKDYTRYSVFIPEDDIRKRNVSIEETLSRITPEQVKKMREEVISLIPSLIYADPRSKLGIFRDAFDVSVQAVIDKVTKLRKDIIEGRTDDNFIEENSWKYALLEEGQREVGAHEWDPFFSKPKDGNGDSVDTSAEAAKNSWHNEQRHQSSGK; this comes from the coding sequence ATGAATCCAATGAGACGCCGCTCTCCGACGAGTGTACCTGTGGAGCCAATGGAGAAGGGGACAGGAAAGAATCAGAATACAAGGATTTGTTTCTTGGCCTCTTTGTCTGTGTTCTTCTGGATGTTGTTGTTGTACTTCCATTTCGTTGTGCTGGGAGGTAGTACCGTGAATGAATCTTTCAATTTACAAGCTGGTCGTGTTTACTCCAAAGTGAAGCCTACCCTTGTAATTAATGATCTTCAGAGGGACAGCCAGAGCACTGAATCAACACCTATCCCTGTAGCCCCTGCGAAAAACAACCAGATCAATGAAGCGGAGAAGTATCCATTTATGAGAGCATTGAGAACTGTCGAAAACAAGAGTGATCCATGTGGTGGGAAGTATATTTATGTGCATGATCTTCCCTCGAGGTTTAATGAGGATATGTTAAAGGAATGTAGGAGTTTAAGCCGTTGGACAAATATGTGCAAGTTCACAACTAATGCTGGGCTTGGGCCTCCACTTGAGAATGCAGAGGGTGTGTTTGGGGATACGGGTTGGTATGCCACGAATCAGTTCGCTGTGGATGTCATATTTAACAATCGGATGAAGCAATATGAGTGTTTGACAAATGATTCATCTCTTGCTGCTGCTATTTTTGTTCCCTTTTATGCTGGGTTTGACATTGCCCGGTACCTTTGGGGTTTCAACATATCAAGGAGGGATGCTGCCTCACTCGATCTGGTTGATTGGCTTACGAAGAGGCCAGAATGGAGCATTATGGGTGGCAAAGACCACTTTCTTGTTGCAGGAAGGATAACTTGGGATTTCAGGAGACTTTCAGAGGAAGAATCGGATTGGGGTAACAAGCTTCTCTTTCTGCCAGCTGCTAAGAATATGTCTATGCTTGTGGTAGAATCAAGCCCGTGGAATGCTAATGATTTTGGTATTCCATATCCCACATATTTCCATCCAGCAAAAGATGCTGATGTGTTCATTTGGCAGGAACGAATGAGAAGATTAAAGCGTGAgttccttttctcttttgctGGTGCCCCCCGTCCTGACAATCCCAAGTCAATCAGGGGGAAGATCATTGATCAGTGCCGGAGTTCAAAGGTTGGTAAGCTGTTGGAATGTGATTTTGGGGAAAGCAAGTGTCATTCTCCAAGCAGTATAATGCATATGTTTCAGAGATCTCTTTTCTGCCTGCAACCGCAAGGCGATTCATACACACGAAGATCTGCTTTTGATTCAATGTTGGCTGGTTGCATACCTGTCTTCTTCCATCCTGGGTCGGCATACACACAATATACTTGGCATTTACCAAAAGATTATACAAGGTATTCAGTGTTCATCCCAGAGGACGATATTCGCAAGAGGAACGTTAGCATAGAGGAAACACTTAGTCGAATTACTCCTGAGCAGGTGAAGAAAATGAGGGAGGAGGTCATAAGCCTTATTCCAAGTCTGATATACGCCGATCCCCGCTCAAAGTTGGGGATTTTTAGAGATGCCTTTGATGTTTCTGTACAGGCCGTCATTGACAAAGTTACAAAGTTGAGGAAGGACATAATCGAGGGTCGTACAGATGATAACTTCATCGAAGAAAACAGTTGGAAGTATGCTTTGTTGGAGGAGGGACAACGTGAGGTAGGAGCTCACGAATGGGATCCTTTCTTCTCGAAGCCAAAGGATGGTAATGGTGATTCTGTTGATACATCTGCCGAAGCTGCGAAAAACTCGTGGCATAATGAACAACGACATCAATCATCGGGCAAATAA
- the LOC126623744 gene encoding 60S acidic ribosomal protein P1-like — translation MSASELACTYATLILHDEGIPVTAEKIATLVKAANVPVDSYWPSLFAKLAEKRNIEDLVLNVGSGGAVSVAAPGVAEAAAPAAAPPPEDKKKKEEPEEESDDDCPIFDLFT, via the coding sequence ATGTCGGCTTCAGAGCTTGCTTGCACCTACGCCACACTGATCCTCCATGACGAAGGCATCCCCGTCACTGCCGAGAAGATTGCAACCTTGGTGAAAGCCGCTAACGTCCCTGTCGACTCTTACTGGCCCAGCCTCTTCGCCAAACTTGCCGAGAAGAGAAACATTGAAGATCTTGTCCTGAATGTTGGCTCTGGCGGTGCAGTTTCTGTAGCTGCCCCAGGTGTTGCCGAAGCTGCCGCCCCTGCTGCTGCTCCTCCACCAGAggataagaagaagaaggaagaacccGAGGAAGAGAGTGACGACGACTGTCCAATTTTCGATTTGTTCACTTAG
- the LOC126624476 gene encoding F-box protein SKIP22-like, producing the protein MEISEPVANKYSDFELFYLRLRSVLTEEFADDRSNRERLVIAVHAMLLEAGFVVFDPISGTQSSDRFHLLNKWPALDHRTMWVPYTLPHILHDIKRESINNSYVIQAVRGIALRFQSRGGYFNVYGCLIGHRSATYRPQRHLCLHEERFGSAVEFFWENKNVGLQGRGLYRSVENLLIGFWKIVKDEIVLPFQIELGRNPGFPIVLPFPIEFGQKPGSASPTGIMGLPSELKMKVLESLPGVDIVKLACVCKGMKNMVNDVIDELLWRDKYYEEIERGVESPAKRRLGQRGEVIVEWKLLFVRIWKSKAKWKQLEKQRQVAPSPFRCMQYRSAKRNQRSSA; encoded by the coding sequence ATGGAAATTAGTGAGCCGGTGGCTAACAAGTACTCCGACTTCGAGCTCTTTTACTTGAGGTTGAGGAGTGTACTAACGGAGGAGTTTGCAGATGATCGAAGCAATCGAGAACGCTTGGTTATTGCAGTCCATGCGATGCTCTTAGAGGCCGGTTTTGTTGTATTCGATCCGATTTCAGGAACGCAGTCGAGTGATCGATTTCATCTCTTGAACAAATGGCCAGCGCTGGATCATCGGACGATGTGGGTGCCTTATACTTTGCCTCATATTTTGCATGATATTAAAAGAGAAAGTATTAACAATTCTTACGTGATCCAAGCAGTAAGAGGGATAGCGCTGAGGTTTCAGAGTAGGGGGGGTTATTTCAATGTTTACGGGTGTTTGATCGGCCACCGGTCTGCCACTTACCGGCCCCAACGCCATCTATGTTTGCATGAGGAAAGGTTTGGTAGCGCGGTtgaatttttttgggaaaacaagAATGTGGGTCTTCAAGGGAGGGGTTTGTATCGGTCTGTGGAAAATTTGCTCATCGGGTTTTGGAAGATTGTCAAGGATGAGATTGTACTGCCTTTTCAGATTGAGCTAGGCAGAAATCCTGGTTTTCCGATTGTATTGCCTTTTCCGATTGAGTTTGGGCAAAAGCCGGGTTCAGCGTCTCCAACGGGGATTATGGGTCTTCCATCGGAGCTCAAAATGAAGGTTTTGGAGTCACTGCCTGGTGTTGACATTGTCAAACTAGCATGCGTTTGTAAGGGGATGAAAAATATGGTTAATGATGTTATTGATGAGTTATTATGGAGGGATAAGTATTATGAGGAGATTGAGAGGGGGGTTGAGAGTCCAGCGAAAAGAAGATTAGGACAACGAGGAGAGGTGATTGTTGAATGGAAATTATTATTTGTTAGAATTTGGAAGAGTAAGGCTAAATGGAAGCAGCTGGAGAAACAAAGGCAGGTAGCACCGTCACCGTTCAGGTGCATGCAGTACCGATCAGCTAAACGAAACCAAAGGTCATCTGCTTAG
- the LOC126624054 gene encoding 60S acidic ribosomal protein P1-like, with product MSASELACSYAILILHDEGIPVTAEKITTLAKAANVSVESYWPGLFAKLAEKRDIDDLILNVGVGGGTSAVAAAAPGVGAAAAPAAAAPPPEEKKEEPKEESDDEGLFNLFD from the coding sequence ATGTCGGCTTCAGAGCTTGCTTGCAGTTACGCCATTCTAATCCTCCATGACGAAGGCATCCCAGTCACTGCTGAGAAGATTACAACATTAGCAAAAGCTGCCAATGTCTCTGTTGAGTCTTACTGGCCTGGCTTGTTCGCCAAGCTTGCTGAGAAGAGAGACATTGACGATCTTATCCTGAATGTTGGCGTTGGTGGCGGCACTAGTGCAGTAGCCGCTGCTGCCCCAGGTGTCGGCGCGGCTGCCGCCCCAGCTGCTGCTGCTCCTCCACcagaggagaagaaggaagaacccAAGGAAGAAAGTGATGACGAGGGACTTTTCAATTTGTTCGATTAG